One Epinephelus lanceolatus isolate andai-2023 chromosome 10, ASM4190304v1, whole genome shotgun sequence genomic region harbors:
- the LOC117265604 gene encoding glucocorticoid modulatory element-binding protein 1-like isoform X1: MAGAEVTVSSGDLMTVKEEEGESSGNNHKTQVILHLQPILHGINDDIADTGTTVLAIETHHEDSKAEGEEIEYGYPITCGDSRAVLLFKKFVCPGINVRCVKFNDQLISPKQFVHLAGKATLKDWKRAIRLGGVMLRKMMDSGQIDFYQHDTVCSNTCRSTKFDVLINSTRLPPGTSVQPSPSCLALDLVGGQVPPLTGEAVHDAAEVEEPVEEKFSAAADWSPGAARDVNPTTANGHAAKRKRADTPPDGVLSLWKGVADSGLMGEVLSSLQTELLATLKGVEVRSEKASLQETDAVILNSLCKMFGLLDSVKQALDLKRSQGEENKIHNNFYVLDESLEERRKQGCDKSTSYKIQSLKHLRPHRHNLSNSQTHNMLSSVKTSPVIQPLSVTSLSVAPYAQLTINPQLFTHFSTSAGQRHHAGAGRMDRDTHNTTLERECELGENQEKLRRLGQAGVEGEDTSGIHKEPGQRTVKFQGDPHLRSEDVDETKSLQGIEKVVTGRKASKKHKSM; encoded by the exons ATGGCGGGTGCTGAGGTCACCGTGTCTTCAGGGGATCTCATGAcggtgaaggaggaggaaggggagtCCAGTGGCAACAACCATAAGACTCAAGTCATCCTGCACCTGCAGCCCATCCTGCACGG GATAAACGACGACATTGCTGACACTGGCACGACAGTCTTGGCCATAGAGACGCATCATG AAGACAGTAAAGCAGAAGGAGAGGAGATCGAGTACGGCTACCCCATCACCTGTGGAGACAGCCGTGCGGTTCTACTCTTTAAGAAGTTTGTGTGCCCTGGGATCAACGTCAGATGTGTCAAA TTTAATGACCAGCTCATCAGTCCCAAGCAGTTTGTCCACCTGGCAGGGAAAGCCACTCTTAAGGACTGGAAACGGGCCATCAGACTGGGAGGGGTAATGCTCAG GAAAATGATGGACTCCGGCCAGATAGATTTCTACCAGCATGACACGGTGTGCAGCAACACCTGCCGCAGCACTAAATTTGATGTGCTGATCAACAGCACGCGGCTTCCTCCGGGGACCTCGGTGCAGCCAAGCCCGTCATGTCTGGCTCTTGACCTTGTTGGAGGACAGGTGCCTCCCCTGACAG GGGAGGCTGTACATGATGCAGCAGAGGTAGAGGAGCCTGTGGAGGAGAAGTTCAGTGCAGCAGCAGATTGGAGCCCTGGTGCGGCCCGCGATGTGAATCCCACAACAGCAAACGGACATGCTGCGAAGAGAAAGAGGGCTGACACACCTCCTG ATGGAGTATTGAGCCTGTGGAAGGGTGTGGCAGACTCGGGGCTGATGGGCGAGGTCCTGTCCAGTCTCCAGACTGAGTTATTAGCCACTCTGAAAGGAGTGGAGGTTCGCAGTGAGAAGGCCAGCCTGCAGGAGACAG aTGCCGTCATACTTAATTCCCTGTGTAAGATGTTTGGCCTTTTAGACTCAGTGAAGCAAGCTCTGGACCTGAAGCGCAGCCAGggtgaagaaaacaaaatccaTAACAATTTTTATG tGCTGGATGAGAGTTTGGAGGAGCGAAGGAAGCAGGGTTGTGATAAAAGCACCTCTTACAAAATTCAATCCTTGAAACACCTACGACCTCACCGTCACAacctgtcaaacagccaaaccCACAACATGCTGTCCTCTGTCAAAACAAGCCCAGTGATCCAGCCTCTCTCCGTCACCAGTTTATCTGTCGCACCTTACGCTCAGCTCACCATCAACCCTCAGCTCTTCACCCATTTCTCTACCTCTGCTGGCCAGCGCCACCACGCCGGAGCTGGCAGGATGGACAGGGACACCCATAATACCACGCTGGAGAGGGAGTGTGAGCTTGGTGAGAATCAGGAGAAGCTTCGCAGGCTGGGACAGGCGGGTGTGGAGGGAGAGGACACCTCAGGGATTCACAAAGAGCCTGGACAGAGGACTGTTAAGTTTCAAGGAGACCCTCACCTTAGAAGTGAGGATGTAGACGAGACGAAGAGCTTGCAAGGTATTGAAAAGGTGGTTACAGGAAGAAAGGCGTCAAAGAAACATAAAAGtatgtga
- the LOC117265604 gene encoding glucocorticoid modulatory element-binding protein 1-like isoform X2, translated as MAGAEVTVSSGDLMTVKEEEGESSGNNHKTQVILHLQPILHGINDDIADTGTTVLAIETHHDSKAEGEEIEYGYPITCGDSRAVLLFKKFVCPGINVRCVKFNDQLISPKQFVHLAGKATLKDWKRAIRLGGVMLRKMMDSGQIDFYQHDTVCSNTCRSTKFDVLINSTRLPPGTSVQPSPSCLALDLVGGQVPPLTGEAVHDAAEVEEPVEEKFSAAADWSPGAARDVNPTTANGHAAKRKRADTPPDGVLSLWKGVADSGLMGEVLSSLQTELLATLKGVEVRSEKASLQETDAVILNSLCKMFGLLDSVKQALDLKRSQGEENKIHNNFYVLDESLEERRKQGCDKSTSYKIQSLKHLRPHRHNLSNSQTHNMLSSVKTSPVIQPLSVTSLSVAPYAQLTINPQLFTHFSTSAGQRHHAGAGRMDRDTHNTTLERECELGENQEKLRRLGQAGVEGEDTSGIHKEPGQRTVKFQGDPHLRSEDVDETKSLQGIEKVVTGRKASKKHKSM; from the exons ATGGCGGGTGCTGAGGTCACCGTGTCTTCAGGGGATCTCATGAcggtgaaggaggaggaaggggagtCCAGTGGCAACAACCATAAGACTCAAGTCATCCTGCACCTGCAGCCCATCCTGCACGG GATAAACGACGACATTGCTGACACTGGCACGACAGTCTTGGCCATAGAGACGCATCATG ACAGTAAAGCAGAAGGAGAGGAGATCGAGTACGGCTACCCCATCACCTGTGGAGACAGCCGTGCGGTTCTACTCTTTAAGAAGTTTGTGTGCCCTGGGATCAACGTCAGATGTGTCAAA TTTAATGACCAGCTCATCAGTCCCAAGCAGTTTGTCCACCTGGCAGGGAAAGCCACTCTTAAGGACTGGAAACGGGCCATCAGACTGGGAGGGGTAATGCTCAG GAAAATGATGGACTCCGGCCAGATAGATTTCTACCAGCATGACACGGTGTGCAGCAACACCTGCCGCAGCACTAAATTTGATGTGCTGATCAACAGCACGCGGCTTCCTCCGGGGACCTCGGTGCAGCCAAGCCCGTCATGTCTGGCTCTTGACCTTGTTGGAGGACAGGTGCCTCCCCTGACAG GGGAGGCTGTACATGATGCAGCAGAGGTAGAGGAGCCTGTGGAGGAGAAGTTCAGTGCAGCAGCAGATTGGAGCCCTGGTGCGGCCCGCGATGTGAATCCCACAACAGCAAACGGACATGCTGCGAAGAGAAAGAGGGCTGACACACCTCCTG ATGGAGTATTGAGCCTGTGGAAGGGTGTGGCAGACTCGGGGCTGATGGGCGAGGTCCTGTCCAGTCTCCAGACTGAGTTATTAGCCACTCTGAAAGGAGTGGAGGTTCGCAGTGAGAAGGCCAGCCTGCAGGAGACAG aTGCCGTCATACTTAATTCCCTGTGTAAGATGTTTGGCCTTTTAGACTCAGTGAAGCAAGCTCTGGACCTGAAGCGCAGCCAGggtgaagaaaacaaaatccaTAACAATTTTTATG tGCTGGATGAGAGTTTGGAGGAGCGAAGGAAGCAGGGTTGTGATAAAAGCACCTCTTACAAAATTCAATCCTTGAAACACCTACGACCTCACCGTCACAacctgtcaaacagccaaaccCACAACATGCTGTCCTCTGTCAAAACAAGCCCAGTGATCCAGCCTCTCTCCGTCACCAGTTTATCTGTCGCACCTTACGCTCAGCTCACCATCAACCCTCAGCTCTTCACCCATTTCTCTACCTCTGCTGGCCAGCGCCACCACGCCGGAGCTGGCAGGATGGACAGGGACACCCATAATACCACGCTGGAGAGGGAGTGTGAGCTTGGTGAGAATCAGGAGAAGCTTCGCAGGCTGGGACAGGCGGGTGTGGAGGGAGAGGACACCTCAGGGATTCACAAAGAGCCTGGACAGAGGACTGTTAAGTTTCAAGGAGACCCTCACCTTAGAAGTGAGGATGTAGACGAGACGAAGAGCTTGCAAGGTATTGAAAAGGTGGTTACAGGAAGAAAGGCGTCAAAGAAACATAAAAGtatgtga